Proteins from a single region of Echeneis naucrates chromosome 14, fEcheNa1.1, whole genome shotgun sequence:
- the snx19a gene encoding sorting nexin-19a, whose translation MPSSKSWNHWTLSELLGQRRLLGLGALLAWLVLFHLLVNVWLLCIFTSLLVVLGGWLGSRAVLDANSLLHLEHFLPLGAINPPTRSPEHEWRLNHEIDCAVHKAVRDFVSSWYRTLLPEVEGEFECAVRNSMLESVMELKERAQRLDRKALVRRLLELYGCHLQSYMTAREIQSTQRESMSLWQLYSEVNAPHPAVRSAAVELSYSRALVNLVLHVLVPYPQMETRTGGYMVTELITCNVLLPLISRVSDPDWLNQTIVDTFTRSREPHKIHVNERPTAAVYRCQIQQESWATCRSLSSSDMAELSSQNTSDLDDLHSESTSCERDSSQSIMVSLTSVEKLESCHAGWLTPCKVNCCSLTSGHYTQTSESKRISLDSLIQSDSEDDLTGGFCECGPPTNFCNRSIIKDSEVLGCFGPLRNLGPKVVVPEDSQWPAGIAREKSPTCPQRRFCLTPYNFDSPNNQSSPMHIQNVQISGTVTAKEQRGTGTHPYTLYTVKFETVAESENDSCLQPASCHAVNRRYSEFLNLQTRLEEKPEVKKLIKNVKGPKKMFPDLPFGNAESERVEARKSQLNTFLKVSETANSEDMQEFLAVNTEGSTYFGKKPVVKSRIDKMMENALDTLKTAFPHPEPLSPTEDLEGDADGRTMDNRKYRKLMFPSKISPSLNIPDLHPKVTYCFSEGSTVLNGMTLSGLENFVKEQERFLCEQNGKETSKWSCEQCENDKKTSGKSHGTDTAMADVALNILCLLMKDQWSWLCTENIQKTIRLLFGTFIERWLDVGVAHLTSASCWVIYLQVLQEAVWPGGTLPSHPRPERSAAEREETKDQCLDCLMQLLPELITDMLGSEKYRLSLETMLDSLQDHQINKHLIYCICDLLLEFLVPESCDEAFQRSLLQSLAKDTERDDTTMRAAQD comes from the exons ATGCCGTCCTCAAAGAGCTGGAATCACTGGACTTTATCAGAGTTACTTGGACAACGGCGGCTCTTAGGGCTCGGAGCTCTGCTGGCATGGCTTGTCCTTTTCCATCTCCTTGTGAACGTTTGGCTCCTCTGCATCTTCACCAGTCTTCTGGTGGTCCTCGGAGGCTGGCTTGGGTCCCGAGCTGTGTTGGATGCAAACAGCCTCCTTCACTTAGAACATTTTTTGCCCCTTGGTGCCATTAATCCACCAACGCGCTCACCTGAACACGAGTGGAGGTTGAACCACGAGATCGACTGCGCCGTCCACAAAGCAGTGCGAGATTTTGTATCCTCATGGTACCGTACTCTGCTGccagaggtggagggagagtTTGAATGTGCAGTGCGTAATTCAATGTTGGAGTcagtgatggagctgaaggagcgTGCACAGCGGCTGGACAGAAAAGCACTGGTTCGACGGCTGCTGGAGTTGTACGGCTGTCACCTGCAGAGTTACATGACAGCAAGGGAGATACagtcaacacagagagagagcatgagTCTGTGGCAGCTGTACAGCGAGGTAAATGCCCCTCATCCAGCTGTGAGAAGTGCAGCAGTTGAGCTCAGCTACTCGAGAGCTCTGGTTAACCTTGTCTTACACGTGCTCGTACCGTACCCTCAGATGGAAACCAGGACGGGAGGTTACATGGTTACAGAACTCATAACCTGCAATGTGCTGTTGCCGCTCATAAGCAGGGTGTCTGACCCCGACTGGCTCAACCAGACAATTGTAGACACATTCACCCGTTCAAGAGAACCACACAAAATCCATGTGAATGAGCGCCCGACAGCTGCTGTCTACAGatgtcagatccagcaggaatCCTGGGCAACCTGCCGatccctctcttcttctgaCATGGCCGAGCTTTCCAGCCAAAATACCTCTGACCTTGACGATCTGCATAGCGAGAGTACAAGCTGTGAGCGGGACTCCTCACAGAGCATCATGGTGAGCCTGACATCTGTGGAGAAGTTAGAAAGTTGCCATGCAGGTTGGCTCACACCATGTAAGGTGAACTGCTGTTCGCTCACATCTGGCCATTACACCCAGACATCAGAATCCAAAAGGATTTCACTGGACTCTCTGATTCAATCAGATTCTGAGGATGACCTGACAGGAGGTTTTTGTGAATGTGGTCCACCAACAAACTTCTGCAACAGGAGCATTATAAAGGACAGTGAGGTCTTAGGCTGCTTTGGTCCTCTGAGAAATCTGGGGCCGAAGGTGGTAGTGCCTGAGGATTCCCAGTGGCCCGCAGGTATCGCTCGAGAAAAATCTCCAACTTGTCCCCAAAGAAGATTTTGTCTAACTCCCTACAACTTTGATTCTCCCAACAACCAATCTTCACCCATGCACATCCAGAATGTGCAAATTTCTGGTACTGTCACAGCAAAGGAGCAGCGCGGCACCGGCACACATCCCTATACTCTCTACACTGTAAAG TTTGAGACTGTAGCTGAATCAGAAAATGATTCCTGTCTGCAACCTGCCTCCTGTCATGCCGTCAACCGACGATACAGCGAGTTCCTCAACCTGCAGACGCGTTTAGAGGAGAAGCCTGAAGTTAAGAAGCTAATCAAAA aTGTGAAAGGCCCAAAGAAAATGTTCCCTGACCTTCCATTTGGCAATGCAGAGAGTGAGCGGGTCGAAGCTCGTAAAAGTCAACTGAATACTTTCCTGAAAGTAT CAGAGACAGCCAACAGTGAAGACATGCAGGAGTTCCTGGCTGTCAACACGGAGGGTTCCacatattttggaaaaaagCCAGTAGTCAAGTCACGCATTGATAAG ATGATGGAAAATGCATTAGACACATTGAAGACAGCTTTCCCTCATCCTGAGCCCCTCAGTCCGACAGAGGACCTTGAGGGAGATGCTGATGGAAGGACGATGGACAACAGGAAGTACAG GAAGCTTATGTTCCCAAGCAAAATTTCCCCATCTCTCAATATACCAGATCTTCATCCTAAAGTGACGTACTGCTTCAGTGAAGGCAGCACT GTCCTTAATGGTATGACTCTTTCTGGCCTGGAGAACTTTGTCAAAGAACAGGAACGATTTTTATGTGAACAGAATGGAAAAGAGACATCGAAGTGGAGCTGTGAGCAGTGCGAGAACGATAAGAAGACTTCAGGAAAGAGTCATGGGACAG ACACGGCTATGGCAGATGTTGCTTTGAATATTTTGTGTCTTCTGATGAAGGACCAGTGGAGTTGGCTGTGCACTGAGAACATACAGAAGACCATCAGACTTCTCTTTGGAACCTTCATTGAGAG ATGGCTGGATGTAGGAGTTGCCCACCTTACGAGCGCTTCCTGCTGGGTGATCTATCTTCAAGTCCTGCAGGAAGCTGTGTGGCCAGGAGGCACACTACCCTCTCACCCACGGCCGGAGCGTAGTGctgcagaaagagaggaaactAAGGATCAGTGTCTGGACTGTCTGATGCAGCTGCTTCCAG AGCTCATCACTGACATGCTGGGCAGTGAGAAGTACAGACTGAGCTTGGAGACCATGCTGGATTCTTTGCAGGACCATCAGATAAACAA GCATCTGATATACTGCATCTGTGACCTGCTGCTTGAGTTTCTGGTCCCGGAGTCATGTGACGAGGCCTTCCAGAGGTCTCTACTGCAGAGCCTGgccaaagacacagagagggacgATACTACCATGAGAGCAGCACAGGATTAA